A region of the Peredibacter starrii genome:
GATGAGCAATTCAATTTTTCCCTGCCTGCTAAGTCGTTGGAACCCATGGGGAAACGCGCGTGACGAATGTGACTCCCTCTCTCTCACGTGTTCGATAGCGGGAGTCACATTCTACGCGCGGTTTGAAAGAAAGGTCGATTAGCAGGCAGTTATTTGAGAGGAGGAAGGTAATGGAAGAAATGAATGTAGTAGAGAATAAAAAAAGGGGAAGGAAGCCCAAAAATCAAAAGAAGGATGTAAGTCTAAATCAAGAGCAATCAAAGTTTTTCGTGGACTTGAGTAATGAAAAAGATTCTTTGGATTTGATTTTTGGTCTTCTAAAGAAATGCAATGAAAAGGATTACGGGAAGGTAATCCTTTTTAAAGACCTCTGTCTTTATGCTGTTAGCAAGCTCACAGATAAAGACATCGATAAAATCCAGGAATCAAGCCTTGGAGAAATGGAGAAGGTGCAGAGGCTTCTTGATGACCATAACAAGAAGGCTGGCACAACTCTAAGCCTTGGTGAATTTTTAGTGAAGAAGCTTGGAATTAGCTAATAAGAAGGAGCGAAAATGAATCAGAAAAAGATTATCTTTTACGGACTTCTCGGTAAAGAACCGGAGCTTAAATATACTCGAAATCAAAAGGCTATTTGTCATCTAGCTGTAGCAGAGAAAATTGACGGGCAAGAGAAACCTATTTGGCATAAAGTAATAGTTTGGGGGAAGCAAGCGGAGAGCTGTCAGGTTCTACTTAAGAAAGGAGGAAATGTTTTTGTGCAAGGCCGAGTTGTGGAAAAAGAGTTCACAAACGAACAAGGGGAAATCAAACGATACTGTGAAGTAACCGCTGATAAAGTTGGATACCCTATGGACTTCAAAGAATGAAGCAATGGATGACCTCTGATGAGGTTGCTACATATTTAGGTCGTTCAAAAAACGCAATCTGGCTTTTAGTCTCAAGAGGACTTTTGATGAAGCGCAAATGGCACGGCCGCCTTTATTTTAAAAAGTCAGAGATAGATCGCTTAATTGATTCGGGAATTGGTTAGGAGGAAATATGGCAATAAGTGAGTGGACAGGACCCAAAGGTGAAAAGGGTTATTCTGTTTATGTAAATCTTCGTAGTCGTCCAATGCCACATTTACGATTTCAGAAACGCGTGAC
Encoded here:
- a CDS encoding single-stranded DNA-binding protein codes for the protein MNQKKIIFYGLLGKEPELKYTRNQKAICHLAVAEKIDGQEKPIWHKVIVWGKQAESCQVLLKKGGNVFVQGRVVEKEFTNEQGEIKRYCEVTADKVGYPMDFKE
- a CDS encoding helix-turn-helix domain-containing protein; the encoded protein is MTSDEVATYLGRSKNAIWLLVSRGLLMKRKWHGRLYFKKSEIDRLIDSGIG